The following proteins are encoded in a genomic region of Cystobacter fuscus DSM 2262:
- a CDS encoding MnmC family methyltransferase — protein sequence METGNPRDGDFELVTLRNGARAVRHLGHGEVMHPATGPWQEAQRLYVEQPRLAERLRTPGEPLVIHDVGLGAATNAVAALTCARELGAERRRGLEVVSFEVDLAPLRLALADAAGFPFLQPFRDAAEALMRDGAWEEAGLRWRLHLGDARGRMEGVPRADLVFFDPFSPASNPEMWTEEVLARVRVGCREDGEGALLMTYSAATPTRVTLLLAGFYVGAGVSTGTKGETTVAATRRAALGSPLGERWLERWRRSSSRAPHGQPLTPEAEARVLAHPQWFGD from the coding sequence GTGGAGACGGGCAACCCGAGGGACGGGGACTTCGAGCTGGTGACGCTGCGCAATGGGGCGCGCGCGGTGCGCCACCTGGGGCATGGGGAAGTGATGCACCCGGCGACGGGCCCGTGGCAGGAGGCGCAGCGGCTCTACGTGGAGCAGCCGCGCCTGGCCGAGCGCCTGCGCACCCCGGGCGAGCCGCTCGTCATCCACGACGTGGGGTTGGGGGCGGCCACCAACGCGGTGGCGGCGCTCACGTGCGCGAGGGAGCTGGGCGCCGAGCGCCGGCGGGGGCTGGAGGTGGTGAGCTTCGAGGTGGACCTGGCGCCGCTGCGGCTGGCGCTGGCGGACGCGGCGGGCTTTCCCTTCCTGCAACCCTTCCGGGACGCGGCCGAGGCGCTCATGCGCGACGGGGCCTGGGAGGAGGCGGGGCTGCGCTGGCGGCTGCACCTGGGGGACGCGCGGGGGCGGATGGAGGGGGTGCCCCGGGCGGACCTGGTGTTCTTCGACCCGTTCTCCCCGGCGAGCAACCCGGAGATGTGGACGGAAGAGGTGCTCGCGCGGGTGAGGGTGGGGTGCCGGGAGGACGGGGAGGGGGCGCTGCTGATGACGTACAGCGCGGCGACGCCCACGCGGGTGACGCTGCTGCTGGCGGGCTTCTACGTGGGGGCGGGGGTGTCCACGGGGACGAAGGGGGAGACCACGGTGGCGGCCACGCGCCGGGCCGCGTTGGGCTCACCCCTGGGCGAGCGCTGGCTGGAGCGCTGGCGCCGCTCCTCCTCGCGCGCTCCCCACGGGCAGCCGCTGACGCCGGAGGCCGAGGCCCGCGTGCTGGCCCATCCTCAGTGGTTCGGGGACTGA
- a CDS encoding TetR/AcrR family transcriptional regulator, with the protein MKEEARVAILEAAEQVIAEQGLSATRMEDIATRVGVSVGTLYNYFEDRQRLLQALLDAQAQQLMAVLDTELERSRGAPYRTRLHGLLRAILEHAQKHFRFLSLLLEERSLRVAASSEELDRHQRLVNALTERIGSLNPEGLTQGVLRPEDAPHYPTLLLGMLQSTLLRQFLDRQPTPVDEQIALLLRCFLEGASPRPG; encoded by the coding sequence ATGAAGGAGGAGGCCCGGGTGGCCATCCTCGAGGCGGCGGAGCAGGTGATCGCCGAGCAGGGCCTGTCCGCCACGCGGATGGAGGACATCGCCACGCGGGTGGGCGTCTCGGTCGGCACGCTCTACAACTACTTCGAGGATCGGCAGCGGCTGCTCCAGGCGCTGCTCGACGCGCAGGCTCAACAGTTGATGGCCGTGCTGGACACGGAGCTGGAGCGCAGCCGGGGTGCGCCCTACCGCACGCGCTTGCATGGACTGCTGCGCGCCATCCTGGAGCACGCCCAGAAGCACTTCCGCTTCCTCTCCCTGTTGCTGGAGGAGAGATCGCTGCGCGTGGCCGCCTCGAGCGAGGAACTGGATCGCCATCAGCGACTCGTGAACGCGCTGACCGAGCGGATCGGCTCGCTCAACCCCGAGGGCCTCACGCAAGGGGTGCTGCGGCCCGAGGACGCGCCCCACTACCCCACGCTGCTGCTAGGCATGCTGCAGAGCACCCTGCTGCGGCAGTTCCTCGATCGACAGCCCACGCCCGTCGACGAGCAGATCGCCCTGTTGCTGCGCTGCTTCCTGGAGGGCGCCAGCCCGCGCCCCGGGTGA
- a CDS encoding ABC-F family ATP-binding cassette domain-containing protein has product MFSIINVSKAYGPKKLFEDVNVAFSPGRRYGLTGPNGAGKSTFMKILAGDEEADMGTISRPKKLGILRQDQFRYEDNRVLDVVIMGNKALWEAMKEKDTILAKSDITEEDGNRLGDLEMVIAEEDGYSAESEAASLLEGLGIPTESHEGPMKQLTGGLKLRVLLAQALFGKPQGLLLDEPTNNLDIDSIRWLESFLTAFEGVLITISHDRHFLNSICTHIADIDYETIIQYTGGYDEMVRQKSQVRSRIESEVGEKKKKIAQLQDFVARFHAGTRASQVQSRIKQIDKLKSDDLKRSNIARPFIRFDQAEPSGKQTLTVEDLSKSFDGQKVIKPFSPLIVKGEKICVIGRNGVGKSTLVKMLAGQLEPDTGKLIWGHNASVGYLPQDHHGTIRKGTTAFGWLRDVKVKLTNEEISGVMGRMLFSGEERMKPTDTLSGGETVRLLLCKLMLDQDNVLILDEPTNHLDLESISALSEGLQKFDGTVIVVTHDQELVSEVATRIWSLEGAGKPIVDFNGNWAEYTAKHPVHTARR; this is encoded by the coding sequence ATGTTCTCCATCATCAACGTCTCCAAGGCCTACGGGCCCAAGAAGCTCTTCGAGGACGTCAACGTCGCGTTCTCGCCCGGACGCCGCTACGGCCTCACCGGCCCCAACGGGGCGGGGAAGTCCACCTTCATGAAGATCCTCGCCGGAGACGAGGAAGCCGACATGGGGACCATCTCCCGGCCCAAGAAGCTGGGAATCCTCCGCCAGGATCAGTTCCGCTACGAGGACAACCGCGTCCTGGACGTCGTCATCATGGGCAACAAGGCCCTGTGGGAGGCGATGAAGGAGAAGGACACCATCCTCGCCAAGTCCGACATCACCGAGGAGGATGGCAACCGGCTGGGTGATCTGGAGATGGTGATCGCCGAGGAGGACGGCTACAGCGCCGAGTCCGAGGCGGCCTCGCTGCTCGAGGGTCTGGGCATCCCCACCGAGAGCCACGAGGGGCCGATGAAGCAGCTGACGGGCGGCCTCAAGCTGCGCGTGCTGCTCGCCCAGGCGCTCTTCGGCAAGCCCCAAGGCCTGCTGCTCGACGAGCCCACGAACAACCTGGACATCGACTCCATCCGCTGGCTGGAGTCGTTCCTCACCGCGTTCGAGGGCGTGCTCATCACCATCAGCCACGACCGGCACTTCCTCAACTCCATCTGCACGCACATCGCGGACATCGATTACGAGACCATCATCCAGTACACGGGTGGTTACGACGAGATGGTGCGGCAGAAGTCCCAGGTGCGCAGCCGCATCGAGTCCGAGGTGGGCGAGAAGAAGAAGAAGATCGCCCAGCTCCAGGACTTCGTGGCCCGCTTCCACGCCGGCACTCGCGCCTCCCAGGTGCAGAGCCGCATCAAGCAGATCGACAAGCTCAAGTCGGATGACCTGAAGCGCTCGAACATCGCCCGCCCCTTCATCCGCTTCGATCAGGCGGAGCCCAGCGGCAAGCAGACGCTCACCGTGGAGGACCTCAGCAAATCCTTCGACGGCCAGAAGGTCATCAAGCCCTTCAGCCCGCTCATCGTGAAGGGCGAGAAGATCTGCGTCATCGGCCGCAACGGCGTGGGCAAGTCCACGCTGGTGAAGATGCTCGCCGGGCAGCTCGAGCCGGACACCGGCAAGCTCATCTGGGGCCACAACGCGAGCGTGGGCTACCTGCCGCAGGATCACCACGGCACCATCCGCAAGGGCACCACCGCCTTCGGCTGGCTGCGCGACGTGAAGGTGAAGCTCACCAACGAGGAGATCTCCGGCGTCATGGGCCGCATGCTCTTCTCCGGCGAGGAGCGCATGAAGCCCACGGACACGCTGTCCGGAGGTGAGACGGTGCGCCTGCTGCTGTGCAAGCTCATGCTCGACCAGGACAACGTGCTCATCCTCGACGAGCCCACCAACCACCTGGACCTGGAGTCCATCAGCGCGCTGTCCGAGGGCCTGCAGAAGTTCGACGGCACGGTCATCGTCGTGACGCACGACCAGGAGCTGGTGTCCGAGGTGGCCACCCGCATCTGGAGCCTGGAAGGCGCGGGCAAGCCCATCGTCGACTTCAACGGCAACTGGGCGGAGTACACGGCGAAGCACCCCGTGCACACCGCGCGTCGCTAG
- a CDS encoding cytochrome P450: MDLLSRFDFLNPEVMRNPYPYFAEMREKAPLHFDAKLQAHVLTRHEDVTYVTKNPALFSSVDVRIAGKHQKERSQESGLDGVDSLLTTDPPVHTRLRGRVNRAFTPKQISALEPRVRELSRELVAEMTASNEFEFMSGLASPLPVTIIAEMLGVDISRRRDFKRWSDAIANSGNASITGKTPEDVVRNAKEMLAYMTEVAEARRREPRGDLISLLVQDSEGQEALTPPEVNSFAILLLLAGNETTTNLLGNALTALIRHPEEYEWLRRDPTQAACAAVAEETLRYDSPVITVVRRTTQEVELSGGKVPANTTLFAVVSAANRDPRKFPNPDRFDPRRDTTGLMSFGHGIHFCLGAPLARLEAPVALQELMVRAPRLGFSPRQPEHIDYGATFALRGPRALWLQKN; the protein is encoded by the coding sequence ATGGATCTGCTGAGCCGCTTCGACTTCCTCAACCCCGAGGTGATGCGCAACCCCTACCCCTACTTCGCGGAGATGCGCGAGAAGGCGCCCCTGCACTTCGACGCGAAGCTCCAGGCCCACGTCCTCACCCGCCACGAGGACGTGACGTACGTCACGAAGAACCCCGCCCTGTTCTCCTCGGTGGATGTCCGCATCGCCGGCAAGCACCAGAAGGAGCGCAGCCAGGAGTCCGGGCTCGACGGGGTGGACAGCCTGCTCACCACGGACCCTCCCGTGCACACGCGCCTGCGCGGCCGGGTCAACCGCGCCTTCACCCCCAAGCAGATCTCCGCCCTCGAGCCGCGCGTGCGCGAGCTGTCGCGCGAGCTCGTCGCGGAGATGACGGCCAGCAACGAGTTCGAGTTCATGAGCGGCCTGGCCTCGCCCCTGCCCGTCACCATCATCGCGGAGATGCTCGGCGTGGACATCTCGCGCCGCCGCGACTTCAAGCGCTGGAGCGATGCGATCGCCAACTCCGGCAACGCCAGCATCACCGGCAAGACGCCCGAGGACGTGGTGCGCAACGCCAAGGAGATGCTCGCGTACATGACGGAGGTGGCCGAGGCGCGCCGCCGCGAGCCCCGGGGCGACCTCATCTCCCTGCTCGTGCAGGACAGCGAGGGCCAGGAAGCCCTGACTCCCCCGGAGGTCAACTCCTTCGCCATCCTGCTGCTGCTGGCCGGCAACGAGACCACCACCAACCTCCTGGGCAACGCCCTCACCGCCCTCATCCGCCACCCCGAGGAGTACGAGTGGCTGCGGCGCGACCCCACGCAGGCCGCCTGCGCCGCCGTGGCCGAGGAGACGCTGCGCTATGACTCGCCCGTGATCACGGTCGTGCGCCGCACCACCCAGGAGGTGGAGCTGAGCGGGGGCAAGGTGCCCGCGAACACCACGCTGTTCGCCGTGGTGTCGGCCGCCAACCGCGATCCGCGCAAGTTCCCCAACCCGGATCGCTTCGATCCGCGGCGGGACACCACGGGCCTGATGTCCTTCGGCCACGGCATCCACTTCTGCCTGGGCGCTCCGCTCGCGCGCCTGGAGGCTCCCGTGGCCCTGCAGGAGTTGATGGTGCGTGCCCCCCGCCTGGGCTTCTCGCCGCGCCAGCCCGAGCACATCGACTACGGCGCCACGTTCGCCCTGCGCGGCCCCCGCGCGCTCTGGCTCCAGAAGAACTGA
- the tgt gene encoding tRNA guanosine(34) transglycosylase Tgt, which yields MAVRFELVTTDPTGARAGVLHTRRGSIPTPVFMPVATHASFRHLGMEEIKATGSRILLSNTYHLMLKPGIDVFRRFNGIHPFMQWDGAVLTDSGGFQIFSLPEDRLITEKGAHFRSFHDNSRQLLSPESSIAMQQAINSEVMMVLDVCIDSRTDEAGTREAMERTHRWALRSLAAKNQVDTGQALFAIVQGGVHPHLRDESAGFLTQHAFDGFAIGGLAVGETNEERKTMTARAAAQLPQDKPRYLMGVGTPTDLLEAVLRGVDMFDCIIPTKMAQQGYAYTFQGLVRITRQAFRLSDEPLDATCDCYVCKRYSRGYLQHLMSGKHHTGSRMLSVHNVHHYQMLTWKMRDAILRGSYAQAYRELKQAVATPKDLKEARLEVGANAVTLKEVG from the coding sequence ATGGCCGTCCGCTTCGAACTCGTCACCACCGACCCCACGGGGGCCCGCGCAGGCGTGCTGCACACCCGGCGGGGCTCCATCCCCACGCCGGTCTTCATGCCCGTGGCCACCCACGCCTCCTTCCGCCACCTGGGCATGGAGGAGATCAAGGCCACCGGCTCGAGGATCCTGCTGTCCAACACGTACCACCTGATGCTCAAGCCGGGCATCGACGTGTTCCGCCGCTTCAATGGCATCCATCCCTTCATGCAGTGGGATGGGGCGGTGCTCACCGACTCGGGTGGGTTCCAGATCTTCTCCCTGCCGGAGGATCGGCTGATCACCGAGAAGGGCGCCCACTTCCGCAGCTTCCACGACAACAGCCGGCAGCTGCTCAGCCCCGAGTCGAGCATCGCCATGCAGCAGGCGATCAACTCGGAGGTGATGATGGTGCTGGACGTGTGCATCGACTCGCGCACGGACGAGGCGGGCACGCGCGAGGCGATGGAGCGCACCCACCGCTGGGCGCTGCGCAGCCTGGCGGCGAAGAACCAGGTGGACACGGGCCAGGCGCTCTTCGCCATCGTCCAGGGCGGCGTGCACCCGCACCTGCGCGACGAGAGCGCGGGCTTCCTCACTCAGCACGCCTTCGACGGCTTCGCCATCGGCGGGCTCGCGGTGGGCGAGACGAACGAGGAGCGCAAGACGATGACGGCGCGCGCCGCCGCCCAGCTCCCCCAGGACAAGCCGCGCTACCTCATGGGGGTGGGCACGCCCACGGACCTGCTCGAGGCCGTGCTGCGGGGCGTGGACATGTTCGACTGCATCATCCCCACGAAGATGGCGCAGCAGGGCTACGCGTATACCTTCCAGGGGCTGGTGCGCATCACCCGCCAGGCGTTCCGCCTGTCCGACGAGCCGCTCGACGCGACGTGTGACTGCTACGTGTGCAAGCGCTACAGCCGCGGCTACCTGCAGCACCTGATGAGCGGCAAGCACCACACGGGCTCGCGCATGCTCTCGGTGCACAACGTGCACCACTACCAGATGCTCACCTGGAAGATGCGCGACGCCATCCTCCGAGGCTCCTACGCGCAGGCCTACCGCGAGCTGAAGCAGGCGGTGGCGACGCCCAAGGACCTGAAGGAAGCGCGGCTGGAAGTAGGCGCCAACGCGGTGACGCTCAAGGAAGTGGGCTGA
- a CDS encoding cytochrome P450: MSLLDGFDFLDPKFKQHPYPYFAEMREKAPLFWNERFKSWVLSRHEDVAFALKNAALFSSADVRLGNRKRGFFQVESVAELISSDPPVHTRMRGLVSRAFTPKQISAMEPRVRELSRALIAEMTASPEFDFMDGLASPLPVTIIAEMLGIDAVRRRDFKRWSDTILSGLTATMRTGQEPEEVGRCREEMLVYMTQVAEERRRAPRGDLISLLVQESDGVPALSSQEVNAFTVLLLIAGNETTTNLLGNTLHTLIRHPEEYEWLRRDPSPAACAAVCEETLRFDSPVMAISRRTTQEVEVSGGKIPAESTVTLLLGSANHDPRKFPDPERFDPRRDTAGLMSFGHGIHFCLGAPLTRVEAPVALQELMARTPRLGFSPRQPEHVDYGLSFALRGPRSLWLQKN, encoded by the coding sequence ATGAGCCTGCTCGATGGCTTCGACTTCCTCGATCCGAAGTTCAAGCAGCACCCCTACCCCTACTTCGCCGAGATGCGCGAGAAGGCTCCGCTGTTCTGGAACGAGCGCTTCAAGTCGTGGGTCCTCAGCCGCCATGAGGACGTGGCGTTCGCCCTGAAGAACGCCGCCCTGTTCTCCTCCGCCGACGTCCGGCTCGGCAACCGGAAGCGGGGCTTCTTCCAGGTTGAATCCGTGGCCGAACTCATCTCCTCGGACCCTCCCGTCCACACCCGGATGCGCGGCCTGGTCAGCCGCGCCTTCACCCCCAAGCAGATCTCCGCGATGGAGCCGCGCGTGCGCGAGCTGTCCCGGGCGCTCATCGCGGAGATGACGGCCAGCCCGGAGTTCGACTTCATGGACGGGCTGGCCTCGCCCCTGCCCGTCACCATCATCGCGGAGATGCTCGGCATCGACGCCGTGCGCCGCCGCGACTTCAAGCGCTGGAGCGACACGATCCTCTCCGGCCTGACCGCGACCATGCGCACGGGCCAGGAGCCGGAGGAGGTCGGCCGCTGCCGCGAGGAGATGCTCGTCTACATGACCCAGGTGGCCGAGGAGCGCCGCCGCGCGCCCCGGGGCGACCTCATCTCCCTGCTCGTCCAGGAGTCCGACGGCGTCCCCGCGCTGAGCTCCCAGGAGGTGAATGCCTTCACCGTGCTGCTGCTCATCGCCGGCAACGAGACCACCACCAACCTGCTGGGCAACACCCTCCACACCCTCATCCGCCACCCGGAGGAGTACGAGTGGCTGCGGCGCGATCCCTCCCCCGCCGCCTGCGCGGCCGTGTGCGAGGAGACCCTGCGCTTCGACTCGCCGGTGATGGCGATCTCTCGCCGGACCACCCAGGAGGTGGAGGTGAGTGGCGGGAAGATCCCCGCGGAGTCGACGGTGACGCTCCTGCTCGGCTCGGCCAACCATGATCCGCGCAAGTTCCCCGACCCGGAGCGCTTCGATCCGCGGCGGGACACGGCCGGCCTGATGTCCTTCGGCCACGGCATCCACTTCTGCCTGGGCGCGCCGCTCACCCGCGTGGAGGCCCCGGTCGCCCTGCAGGAGTTGATGGCACGCACCCCCCGTCTGGGCTTCTCGCCGCGCCAGCCCGAGCACGTCGACTACGGGCTCTCGTTCGCCCTGCGCGGCCCCCGCTCGCTCTGGCTCCAGAAGAACTGA
- a CDS encoding cytochrome P450 has product MDLLSRFDFFNPEVMRNPYPYFAEMREKAPLHYDAKLQATLVSRYEDVSYILKNPALFSSLNVRIAGKLPKERNQESGLDGVDSLLTTDPPVHTRLRGRVNRAFTPKQISALEPRVRELSRECITEMTTRDEFDFMSGLASPLPVTIIAEMLGVDTSRRRDFKRWSDAIVNSSNVTFTSKAPEEVVRNAKEMLAYMTEVAEARRREPRGDLISLLVQDSEGQEALTPPEVNSFAILLLLAGNETTTNLLGNALTTLIRHPEHYEWLRRDPSPAACAAVIEETLRYDSPVLTLSRRTTQEVELSGGKVPAETTLMVLVSSANHDPRKFADPDRFDPRRDAAGLLSFGHGIHFCIGAPLARLEAPVALQELMARTPRLGFSPRQPENIDYGASFFLRGPRALWLQKN; this is encoded by the coding sequence ATGGACCTGCTGAGCCGCTTCGACTTCTTCAACCCCGAGGTGATGCGCAATCCCTATCCGTACTTCGCGGAGATGCGCGAGAAGGCGCCCCTGCACTACGACGCGAAGCTCCAGGCCACCCTCGTCAGCCGCTACGAGGACGTGTCGTACATCCTGAAGAACCCCGCCCTGTTCTCCTCGTTGAATGTCCGCATCGCCGGCAAGCTCCCGAAGGAGCGCAACCAGGAGTCCGGGCTCGACGGGGTGGACAGCCTGCTCACCACGGATCCTCCCGTGCACACGCGCCTGCGCGGCCGGGTCAACCGTGCCTTCACCCCCAAGCAGATCTCCGCCCTGGAGCCGCGCGTGCGCGAGCTGTCCCGGGAGTGCATCACGGAGATGACGACCCGCGACGAGTTCGACTTCATGAGCGGCCTGGCCTCGCCCCTGCCCGTCACCATCATCGCGGAGATGCTGGGCGTGGACACCTCGCGCCGCCGCGACTTCAAGCGCTGGAGCGATGCGATCGTCAACTCCAGCAACGTCACCTTCACCAGCAAGGCCCCCGAGGAGGTGGTGCGCAACGCCAAGGAGATGCTCGCGTACATGACGGAGGTGGCCGAGGCGCGCCGCCGCGAGCCCCGGGGTGACCTCATCTCCCTGCTCGTGCAGGACAGCGAGGGCCAGGAAGCCCTGACTCCCCCGGAGGTCAACTCCTTCGCCATCCTGCTGCTGCTCGCGGGCAACGAGACCACCACCAACCTCCTGGGCAATGCCCTCACCACGCTCATCCGCCACCCGGAGCACTACGAGTGGCTGCGGCGAGACCCCTCCCCCGCGGCCTGCGCCGCCGTGATCGAGGAGACGCTGCGCTACGACTCGCCCGTGTTGACGCTCAGCCGCCGCACCACCCAGGAGGTGGAGCTGAGCGGCGGCAAGGTGCCCGCGGAGACCACGCTCATGGTGCTGGTGTCGTCCGCCAACCATGATCCGCGCAAGTTCGCCGACCCGGATCGCTTCGATCCGCGGCGGGACGCGGCCGGTCTGCTGTCCTTCGGGCACGGCATCCACTTCTGCATCGGTGCCCCGCTCGCCCGCCTGGAGGCCCCCGTGGCCCTGCAGGAGCTCATGGCGCGCACCCCCCGTCTGGGCTTTTCGCCGCGCCAGCCCGAGAATATCGACTACGGGGCCTCGTTCTTCCTGCGCGGCCCCCGCGCGCTCTGGCTCCAGAAGAACTGA
- a CDS encoding cytochrome P450 has product MDLLSRFDFFSPEVMRNPYPYFAEMREKAPIYYDAKLQAHVLSRYEDVSFVLKNHALFSSTKIRVAGKLQEERATVQELGSVSNLVTTDPPVHTRMRGLVSRSFTPKQIQAMEPRVRELSRSLVAEMTSRPEFDFMEALASPLPVTIIAEMLGVDASRRHDFKRWSDTLIQAGNAALQTGKTPEVVERSAREMLAYMMEVAEARRREPRGDLISLLVQETDGVAALTPQEVNSFTVLLLIAGNETTTNLLGNALHALIRHPEAYEWLRREPSPTACAAVAEETLRYDSPVIGLMRRTTQEVELSGGKLPADSTVMVLLASANHDPHKFPDPERFDPRRDTTGLMSFGHGIHFCLGAPLTRVEAPVALQELMERAPRLGFAPRQPEAIDYGSSFFLRGPRSLWLQKN; this is encoded by the coding sequence ATGGACCTGCTGAGCCGCTTCGACTTCTTCAGCCCCGAGGTGATGCGCAACCCCTACCCCTACTTCGCGGAGATGCGCGAGAAGGCCCCCATCTACTACGACGCGAAGCTCCAGGCCCACGTGCTCAGCCGCTACGAGGACGTGTCGTTCGTGCTCAAGAATCACGCCCTGTTCTCCTCCACGAAGATCCGCGTCGCCGGCAAGCTCCAGGAGGAGCGCGCCACCGTGCAGGAGCTGGGCTCGGTCTCCAACCTCGTCACCACGGATCCTCCGGTGCACACGCGCATGCGGGGACTCGTCAGCCGCTCCTTCACCCCCAAGCAGATCCAGGCCATGGAGCCGCGCGTGCGCGAGCTGTCGCGCTCGCTCGTCGCGGAGATGACCTCCCGGCCCGAGTTCGACTTCATGGAGGCGCTGGCCTCGCCCCTGCCCGTCACCATCATCGCGGAGATGCTGGGCGTGGACGCATCGCGCCGCCACGACTTCAAGCGATGGAGCGACACCCTCATCCAAGCCGGCAATGCCGCTCTGCAGACGGGCAAGACGCCCGAGGTGGTCGAGCGCAGCGCCCGGGAGATGCTCGCGTACATGATGGAGGTGGCCGAGGCGCGCCGCCGCGAGCCCCGGGGCGACCTCATCTCCCTGCTCGTCCAGGAAACCGATGGCGTGGCGGCCCTGACGCCCCAGGAGGTCAACTCCTTCACCGTCCTGTTGCTCATCGCCGGCAACGAGACCACCACCAACCTGCTGGGCAACGCCCTCCACGCCCTCATCCGCCACCCCGAGGCGTACGAGTGGTTGCGGCGCGAGCCCTCCCCCACCGCCTGCGCCGCCGTGGCCGAGGAGACGCTGCGCTACGACTCGCCCGTGATCGGGCTCATGCGCCGCACCACCCAGGAGGTGGAGTTGAGCGGGGGCAAGCTGCCCGCGGACAGCACGGTGATGGTGTTGCTGGCCTCCGCCAACCATGATCCGCACAAGTTCCCCGACCCGGAGCGCTTCGACCCTCGGCGGGACACCACGGGCCTGATGTCCTTCGGGCACGGCATCCACTTCTGCCTCGGCGCCCCGCTCACCCGCGTGGAGGCCCCCGTGGCGCTGCAGGAGTTGATGGAGCGCGCCCCCCGCCTGGGCTTCGCCCCGCGCCAGCCCGAGGCCATCGACTACGGCAGCTCGTTCTTCCTGCGCGGACCCCGCTCGCTCTGGCTCCAGAAGAACTGA